In Mus musculus strain C57BL/6J chromosome 1, GRCm38.p6 C57BL/6J, a single genomic region encodes these proteins:
- the Lhx9 gene encoding LIM/homeobox protein Lhx9 isoform X1 — MEIVGCRAENNSCPFRPPAMLFHGISGGHIQGIMEEMERRSKTEARLTKGTQLNGRDAGMPPLSPEKPALCAGCGGKISDRYYLLAVDKQWHLRCLKCCECKLALESELTCFAKDGSIYCKEDYYRFSVQRCARCHLGISASEMVMRARDSVYHLSCFTCSTCNKTLTTGDHFGMKDSLVYCRAHFETLLQGEYPPQLSYTELAAKSGGLALPYFNGTGTVQKGRPRKRKSPALGVDIVNYNSGCNENEADHLDRDQQPYPPSQKTKRMRTSFKHHQLRTMKSYFAINHNPDAKDLKQLAQKTGLTKRVLQVWFQNARAKFRRNLLRQENGGVDKADGTSLPAPPSADSGALTPPGTATTLTDLTNPTVTVVTTVTSNMDSHEPGSPSQTTLTNLF; from the exons ATGGAAATAGTGGGGTGCCGAGCCGAAAACAATTCGTGTCCTTTCCGCCCCCCAGCCATGCTCTTCCACGGAATCTCCGGAGGCCACATCCAAGGTATCATGGAGGAGATGGAGCGCAGATCCAAGACTGAGGCCCGTCTGACCAAAGGCACTCAGCTCAACGGCCGCGACGCG GGTATGCCCCCTCTCAGCCCGGAGAAGCCTGCTCTGTGCGCCGGCTGCGGGGGCAAGATCTCCGACAGGTACTATCTGCTGGCCGTAGACAAACAGTGGCATCTTAGGTGCCTGAAGTGCTGTGAATGTAAGCTGGCTCTGGAATCTGAGCTCACCTGCTTTGCCAAGGACGGTAGCATTTACTGCAAGGAGGATTATTACAG GTTCTCTGTGCAGAGATGTGCCCGCTGCCACCTTGGCATTTCCGCCTCTGAGATGGTCATGCGCGCCCGAGACTCTGTCTACCATCTGAGCTGCTTCACTTGTTCCACTTGCAACAAGACCTTGACCACGGGCGACCATTTCGGGATGAAGGACAGCCTGGTGTACTGCCGCGCACACTTCGAGACCCTCTTGCAAGGGGAATATCCACCTCAGCTGAGCTACACGGAGCTGGCGGCCAAGAGCGGCGGCTTGGCTTTGCCTTACTTCAATGGCACTGGCACCGTGCAGAAGGGGCGGCCCCGGAAGCGGAAGAGCCCAGCTCTGGGAGTGGACATCGTGAATTACAACTCAG GTTGTAATGAGAACGAGGCAGACCACTTGGACCGGGACCAGCAGCCTTATCCACCTTCACAGAAGACCAAACGGATGCGAACTTCTTTCAAGCATCACCAGCTCCGGACCATGAAATCCTACTTTGCTATCAACCATAACCCAGATGCCAAGGACCTCAAACAGCTTGCTCAAAAAACAGGCCTGACCAAAAGAGTTTTACAG GTTTGGTTCCAAAACGCACGAGCCAAATTCAGAAGGAACCTTTTGCGGCAGGAGAATGGGGGTGTTGATAAAGCTGACGGCACGTCGCTTCCGGCCCCGCCCTCAGCAGACAGCGGCGCTCTCACTCCACCCGGCACTGCGACCACTTTAACAGACCTGACCAATCCCACTGTCACTGTAGTGACAACTGTGACCTCTAACATGGACAGCCACGAACCCGGAAGCCCCTCACAAACTACCTTAACGAACCTTTTCTAA
- the Lhx9 gene encoding LIM/homeobox protein Lhx9 isoform X5: protein MLNGTTLEAAMLFHGISGGHIQGIMEEMERRSKTEARLTKGTQLNGRDAGMPPLSPEKPALCAGCGGKISDRYYLLAVDKQWHLRCLKCCECKLALESELTCFAKDGSIYCKEDYYRRFSVQRCARCHLGISASEMVMRARDSVYHLSCFTCSTCNKTLTTGDHFGMKDSLVYCRAHFETLLQGEYPPQLSYTELAAKSGGLALPYFNGTGTVQKGRPRKRKSPALGVDIVNYNSGCNENEADHLDRDQQPYPPSQKTKRMRTSFKHHQLRTMKSYFAINHNPDAKDLKQLAQKTGLTKRVLQGEQILGHYSQTSRRLKIP from the exons ATGCTGAACGGCACCACTctagaggcag CCATGCTCTTCCACGGAATCTCCGGAGGCCACATCCAAGGTATCATGGAGGAGATGGAGCGCAGATCCAAGACTGAGGCCCGTCTGACCAAAGGCACTCAGCTCAACGGCCGCGACGCG GGTATGCCCCCTCTCAGCCCGGAGAAGCCTGCTCTGTGCGCCGGCTGCGGGGGCAAGATCTCCGACAGGTACTATCTGCTGGCCGTAGACAAACAGTGGCATCTTAGGTGCCTGAAGTGCTGTGAATGTAAGCTGGCTCTGGAATCTGAGCTCACCTGCTTTGCCAAGGACGGTAGCATTTACTGCAAGGAGGATTATTACAG AAGGTTCTCTGTGCAGAGATGTGCCCGCTGCCACCTTGGCATTTCCGCCTCTGAGATGGTCATGCGCGCCCGAGACTCTGTCTACCATCTGAGCTGCTTCACTTGTTCCACTTGCAACAAGACCTTGACCACGGGCGACCATTTCGGGATGAAGGACAGCCTGGTGTACTGCCGCGCACACTTCGAGACCCTCTTGCAAGGGGAATATCCACCTCAGCTGAGCTACACGGAGCTGGCGGCCAAGAGCGGCGGCTTGGCTTTGCCTTACTTCAATGGCACTGGCACCGTGCAGAAGGGGCGGCCCCGGAAGCGGAAGAGCCCAGCTCTGGGAGTGGACATCGTGAATTACAACTCAG GTTGTAATGAGAACGAGGCAGACCACTTGGACCGGGACCAGCAGCCTTATCCACCTTCACAGAAGACCAAACGGATGCGAACTTCTTTCAAGCATCACCAGCTCCGGACCATGAAATCCTACTTTGCTATCAACCATAACCCAGATGCCAAGGACCTCAAACAGCTTGCTCAAAAAACAGGCCTGACCAAAAGAGTTTTACAG ggaGAACAAATCTTGGGGCATTACAGCCAAACATCCCGACGTTTGAAAATTCCCTAA
- the Lhx9 gene encoding LIM/homeobox protein Lhx9 isoform X6, with protein sequence MLNGTTLEAAMLFHGISGGHIQGIMEEMERRSKTEARLTKGTQLNGRDAGMPPLSPEKPALCAGCGGKISDRYYLLAVDKQWHLRCLKCCECKLALESELTCFAKDGSIYCKEDYYRFSVQRCARCHLGISASEMVMRARDSVYHLSCFTCSTCNKTLTTGDHFGMKDSLVYCRAHFETLLQGEYPPQLSYTELAAKSGGLALPYFNGTGTVQKGRPRKRKSPALGVDIVNYNSGCNENEADHLDRDQQPYPPSQKTKRMRTSFKHHQLRTMKSYFAINHNPDAKDLKQLAQKTGLTKRVLQGEQILGHYSQTSRRLKIP encoded by the exons ATGCTGAACGGCACCACTctagaggcag CCATGCTCTTCCACGGAATCTCCGGAGGCCACATCCAAGGTATCATGGAGGAGATGGAGCGCAGATCCAAGACTGAGGCCCGTCTGACCAAAGGCACTCAGCTCAACGGCCGCGACGCG GGTATGCCCCCTCTCAGCCCGGAGAAGCCTGCTCTGTGCGCCGGCTGCGGGGGCAAGATCTCCGACAGGTACTATCTGCTGGCCGTAGACAAACAGTGGCATCTTAGGTGCCTGAAGTGCTGTGAATGTAAGCTGGCTCTGGAATCTGAGCTCACCTGCTTTGCCAAGGACGGTAGCATTTACTGCAAGGAGGATTATTACAG GTTCTCTGTGCAGAGATGTGCCCGCTGCCACCTTGGCATTTCCGCCTCTGAGATGGTCATGCGCGCCCGAGACTCTGTCTACCATCTGAGCTGCTTCACTTGTTCCACTTGCAACAAGACCTTGACCACGGGCGACCATTTCGGGATGAAGGACAGCCTGGTGTACTGCCGCGCACACTTCGAGACCCTCTTGCAAGGGGAATATCCACCTCAGCTGAGCTACACGGAGCTGGCGGCCAAGAGCGGCGGCTTGGCTTTGCCTTACTTCAATGGCACTGGCACCGTGCAGAAGGGGCGGCCCCGGAAGCGGAAGAGCCCAGCTCTGGGAGTGGACATCGTGAATTACAACTCAG GTTGTAATGAGAACGAGGCAGACCACTTGGACCGGGACCAGCAGCCTTATCCACCTTCACAGAAGACCAAACGGATGCGAACTTCTTTCAAGCATCACCAGCTCCGGACCATGAAATCCTACTTTGCTATCAACCATAACCCAGATGCCAAGGACCTCAAACAGCTTGCTCAAAAAACAGGCCTGACCAAAAGAGTTTTACAG ggaGAACAAATCTTGGGGCATTACAGCCAAACATCCCGACGTTTGAAAATTCCCTAA
- the Lhx9 gene encoding LIM/homeobox protein Lhx9 isoform X3, with the protein MLNGTTLEAAMLFHGISGGHIQGIMEEMERRSKTEARLTKGTQLNGRDAGMPPLSPEKPALCAGCGGKISDRYYLLAVDKQWHLRCLKCCECKLALESELTCFAKDGSIYCKEDYYRFSVQRCARCHLGISASEMVMRARDSVYHLSCFTCSTCNKTLTTGDHFGMKDSLVYCRAHFETLLQGEYPPQLSYTELAAKSGGLALPYFNGTGTVQKGRPRKRKSPALGVDIVNYNSGCNENEADHLDRDQQPYPPSQKTKRMRTSFKHHQLRTMKSYFAINHNPDAKDLKQLAQKTGLTKRVLQVWFQNARAKFRRNLLRQENGGVDKADGTSLPAPPSADSGALTPPGTATTLTDLTNPTVTVVTTVTSNMDSHEPGSPSQTTLTNLF; encoded by the exons ATGCTGAACGGCACCACTctagaggcag CCATGCTCTTCCACGGAATCTCCGGAGGCCACATCCAAGGTATCATGGAGGAGATGGAGCGCAGATCCAAGACTGAGGCCCGTCTGACCAAAGGCACTCAGCTCAACGGCCGCGACGCG GGTATGCCCCCTCTCAGCCCGGAGAAGCCTGCTCTGTGCGCCGGCTGCGGGGGCAAGATCTCCGACAGGTACTATCTGCTGGCCGTAGACAAACAGTGGCATCTTAGGTGCCTGAAGTGCTGTGAATGTAAGCTGGCTCTGGAATCTGAGCTCACCTGCTTTGCCAAGGACGGTAGCATTTACTGCAAGGAGGATTATTACAG GTTCTCTGTGCAGAGATGTGCCCGCTGCCACCTTGGCATTTCCGCCTCTGAGATGGTCATGCGCGCCCGAGACTCTGTCTACCATCTGAGCTGCTTCACTTGTTCCACTTGCAACAAGACCTTGACCACGGGCGACCATTTCGGGATGAAGGACAGCCTGGTGTACTGCCGCGCACACTTCGAGACCCTCTTGCAAGGGGAATATCCACCTCAGCTGAGCTACACGGAGCTGGCGGCCAAGAGCGGCGGCTTGGCTTTGCCTTACTTCAATGGCACTGGCACCGTGCAGAAGGGGCGGCCCCGGAAGCGGAAGAGCCCAGCTCTGGGAGTGGACATCGTGAATTACAACTCAG GTTGTAATGAGAACGAGGCAGACCACTTGGACCGGGACCAGCAGCCTTATCCACCTTCACAGAAGACCAAACGGATGCGAACTTCTTTCAAGCATCACCAGCTCCGGACCATGAAATCCTACTTTGCTATCAACCATAACCCAGATGCCAAGGACCTCAAACAGCTTGCTCAAAAAACAGGCCTGACCAAAAGAGTTTTACAG GTTTGGTTCCAAAACGCACGAGCCAAATTCAGAAGGAACCTTTTGCGGCAGGAGAATGGGGGTGTTGATAAAGCTGACGGCACGTCGCTTCCGGCCCCGCCCTCAGCAGACAGCGGCGCTCTCACTCCACCCGGCACTGCGACCACTTTAACAGACCTGACCAATCCCACTGTCACTGTAGTGACAACTGTGACCTCTAACATGGACAGCCACGAACCCGGAAGCCCCTCACAAACTACCTTAACGAACCTTTTCTAA
- the 2310009B15Rik gene encoding uncharacterized protein C1orf53 homolog, producing the protein MAAQGIWTLARVSLGRPPPRAEGFRQQLNSTLGSTSEGARGGSAADSWGTPEGEPRHPASRELTAAERHIVELHRAACAAGQLSYMDPATGYVVLTRLAHLQRGACCGSACRHCPYGQVNVKDPSKKKQFNSYFYV; encoded by the exons ATGGCCGCCCAGGGGATCTGGACGCTGGCGAGGGTATCGCTTGGGAGGCCACCGCCTCGGGCCGAAGGTTTCCGACAGCAGCTCAACTCAACCCTCGGTTCGACTTCCGAAGGAGCCCGCGGCGGCTCCGCGGCCGACTCGTGGGGAACGCCCGAAGGAGAACCAAGGCATCCAGCGAGCCGAGAGTTAACTGCAGCGGAGAGGCACATCGTCGAGCTGCACCGGGCCGCCTGCGCG GCTGGCCAGCTAAGCTATATGGACCCAGCTACCGGCTATGTGGTTCTCACAAGGCTGGCCCACTTGCAGAGAGGCGCCTGCTGTGGCTCTGCCTGCAGACAC TGTCCATATGGCCAAGTCAATGTGAAAGATCCATCTAAGAAGAAGCAATTCAACTCCTATTTTTATGTTTGA
- the Lhx9 gene encoding LIM/homeobox protein Lhx9 isoform c (isoform c is encoded by transcript variant 3) produces the protein MEIVGCRAENNSCPFRPPAMLFHGISGGHIQGIMEEMERRSKTEARLTKGTQLNGRDAGMPPLSPEKPALCAGCGGKISDRYYLLAVDKQWHLRCLKCCECKLALESELTCFAKDGSIYCKEDYYRRFSVQRCARCHLGISASEMVMRARDSVYHLSCFTCSTCNKTLTTGDHFGMKDSLVYCRAHFETLLQGEYPPQLSYTELAAKSGGLALPYFNGTGTVQKGRPRKRKSPALGVDIVNYNSGCNENEADHLDRDQQPYPPSQKTKRMRTSFKHHQLRTMKSYFAINHNPDAKDLKQLAQKTGLTKRVLQVWFQNARAKFRRNLLRQENGGVDKADGTSLPAPPSADSGALTPPGTATTLTDLTNPTVTVVTTVTSNMDSHEPGSPSQTTLTNLF, from the exons ATGGAAATAGTGGGGTGCCGAGCCGAAAACAATTCGTGTCCTTTCCGCCCCCCAGCCATGCTCTTCCACGGAATCTCCGGAGGCCACATCCAAGGTATCATGGAGGAGATGGAGCGCAGATCCAAGACTGAGGCCCGTCTGACCAAAGGCACTCAGCTCAACGGCCGCGACGCG GGTATGCCCCCTCTCAGCCCGGAGAAGCCTGCTCTGTGCGCCGGCTGCGGGGGCAAGATCTCCGACAGGTACTATCTGCTGGCCGTAGACAAACAGTGGCATCTTAGGTGCCTGAAGTGCTGTGAATGTAAGCTGGCTCTGGAATCTGAGCTCACCTGCTTTGCCAAGGACGGTAGCATTTACTGCAAGGAGGATTATTACAG AAGGTTCTCTGTGCAGAGATGTGCCCGCTGCCACCTTGGCATTTCCGCCTCTGAGATGGTCATGCGCGCCCGAGACTCTGTCTACCATCTGAGCTGCTTCACTTGTTCCACTTGCAACAAGACCTTGACCACGGGCGACCATTTCGGGATGAAGGACAGCCTGGTGTACTGCCGCGCACACTTCGAGACCCTCTTGCAAGGGGAATATCCACCTCAGCTGAGCTACACGGAGCTGGCGGCCAAGAGCGGCGGCTTGGCTTTGCCTTACTTCAATGGCACTGGCACCGTGCAGAAGGGGCGGCCCCGGAAGCGGAAGAGCCCAGCTCTGGGAGTGGACATCGTGAATTACAACTCAG GTTGTAATGAGAACGAGGCAGACCACTTGGACCGGGACCAGCAGCCTTATCCACCTTCACAGAAGACCAAACGGATGCGAACTTCTTTCAAGCATCACCAGCTCCGGACCATGAAATCCTACTTTGCTATCAACCATAACCCAGATGCCAAGGACCTCAAACAGCTTGCTCAAAAAACAGGCCTGACCAAAAGAGTTTTACAG GTTTGGTTCCAAAACGCACGAGCCAAATTCAGAAGGAACCTTTTGCGGCAGGAGAATGGGGGTGTTGATAAAGCTGACGGCACGTCGCTTCCGGCCCCGCCCTCAGCAGACAGCGGCGCTCTCACTCCACCCGGCACTGCGACCACTTTAACAGACCTGACCAATCCCACTGTCACTGTAGTGACAACTGTGACCTCTAACATGGACAGCCACGAACCCGGAAGCCCCTCACAAACTACCTTAACGAACCTTTTCTAA
- the Lhx9 gene encoding LIM/homeobox protein Lhx9 isoform a (isoform a is encoded by transcript variant 1), which produces MEIVGCRAENNSCPFRPPAMLFHGISGGHIQGIMEEMERRSKTEARLTKGTQLNGRDAGMPPLSPEKPALCAGCGGKISDRYYLLAVDKQWHLRCLKCCECKLALESELTCFAKDGSIYCKEDYYRRFSVQRCARCHLGISASEMVMRARDSVYHLSCFTCSTCNKTLTTGDHFGMKDSLVYCRAHFETLLQGEYPPQLSYTELAAKSGGLALPYFNGTGTVQKGRPRKRKSPALGVDIVNYNSGCNENEADHLDRDQQPYPPSQKTKRMRTSFKHHQLRTMKSYFAINHNPDAKDLKQLAQKTGLTKRVLQGEQILGHYSQTSRRLKIP; this is translated from the exons ATGGAAATAGTGGGGTGCCGAGCCGAAAACAATTCGTGTCCTTTCCGCCCCCCAGCCATGCTCTTCCACGGAATCTCCGGAGGCCACATCCAAGGTATCATGGAGGAGATGGAGCGCAGATCCAAGACTGAGGCCCGTCTGACCAAAGGCACTCAGCTCAACGGCCGCGACGCG GGTATGCCCCCTCTCAGCCCGGAGAAGCCTGCTCTGTGCGCCGGCTGCGGGGGCAAGATCTCCGACAGGTACTATCTGCTGGCCGTAGACAAACAGTGGCATCTTAGGTGCCTGAAGTGCTGTGAATGTAAGCTGGCTCTGGAATCTGAGCTCACCTGCTTTGCCAAGGACGGTAGCATTTACTGCAAGGAGGATTATTACAG AAGGTTCTCTGTGCAGAGATGTGCCCGCTGCCACCTTGGCATTTCCGCCTCTGAGATGGTCATGCGCGCCCGAGACTCTGTCTACCATCTGAGCTGCTTCACTTGTTCCACTTGCAACAAGACCTTGACCACGGGCGACCATTTCGGGATGAAGGACAGCCTGGTGTACTGCCGCGCACACTTCGAGACCCTCTTGCAAGGGGAATATCCACCTCAGCTGAGCTACACGGAGCTGGCGGCCAAGAGCGGCGGCTTGGCTTTGCCTTACTTCAATGGCACTGGCACCGTGCAGAAGGGGCGGCCCCGGAAGCGGAAGAGCCCAGCTCTGGGAGTGGACATCGTGAATTACAACTCAG GTTGTAATGAGAACGAGGCAGACCACTTGGACCGGGACCAGCAGCCTTATCCACCTTCACAGAAGACCAAACGGATGCGAACTTCTTTCAAGCATCACCAGCTCCGGACCATGAAATCCTACTTTGCTATCAACCATAACCCAGATGCCAAGGACCTCAAACAGCTTGCTCAAAAAACAGGCCTGACCAAAAGAGTTTTACAG ggaGAACAAATCTTGGGGCATTACAGCCAAACATCCCGACGTTTGAAAATTCCCTAA
- the Lhx9 gene encoding LIM/homeobox protein Lhx9 isoform X2 — MLNGTTLEAAMLFHGISGGHIQGIMEEMERRSKTEARLTKGTQLNGRDAGMPPLSPEKPALCAGCGGKISDRYYLLAVDKQWHLRCLKCCECKLALESELTCFAKDGSIYCKEDYYRRFSVQRCARCHLGISASEMVMRARDSVYHLSCFTCSTCNKTLTTGDHFGMKDSLVYCRAHFETLLQGEYPPQLSYTELAAKSGGLALPYFNGTGTVQKGRPRKRKSPALGVDIVNYNSGCNENEADHLDRDQQPYPPSQKTKRMRTSFKHHQLRTMKSYFAINHNPDAKDLKQLAQKTGLTKRVLQVWFQNARAKFRRNLLRQENGGVDKADGTSLPAPPSADSGALTPPGTATTLTDLTNPTVTVVTTVTSNMDSHEPGSPSQTTLTNLF, encoded by the exons ATGCTGAACGGCACCACTctagaggcag CCATGCTCTTCCACGGAATCTCCGGAGGCCACATCCAAGGTATCATGGAGGAGATGGAGCGCAGATCCAAGACTGAGGCCCGTCTGACCAAAGGCACTCAGCTCAACGGCCGCGACGCG GGTATGCCCCCTCTCAGCCCGGAGAAGCCTGCTCTGTGCGCCGGCTGCGGGGGCAAGATCTCCGACAGGTACTATCTGCTGGCCGTAGACAAACAGTGGCATCTTAGGTGCCTGAAGTGCTGTGAATGTAAGCTGGCTCTGGAATCTGAGCTCACCTGCTTTGCCAAGGACGGTAGCATTTACTGCAAGGAGGATTATTACAG AAGGTTCTCTGTGCAGAGATGTGCCCGCTGCCACCTTGGCATTTCCGCCTCTGAGATGGTCATGCGCGCCCGAGACTCTGTCTACCATCTGAGCTGCTTCACTTGTTCCACTTGCAACAAGACCTTGACCACGGGCGACCATTTCGGGATGAAGGACAGCCTGGTGTACTGCCGCGCACACTTCGAGACCCTCTTGCAAGGGGAATATCCACCTCAGCTGAGCTACACGGAGCTGGCGGCCAAGAGCGGCGGCTTGGCTTTGCCTTACTTCAATGGCACTGGCACCGTGCAGAAGGGGCGGCCCCGGAAGCGGAAGAGCCCAGCTCTGGGAGTGGACATCGTGAATTACAACTCAG GTTGTAATGAGAACGAGGCAGACCACTTGGACCGGGACCAGCAGCCTTATCCACCTTCACAGAAGACCAAACGGATGCGAACTTCTTTCAAGCATCACCAGCTCCGGACCATGAAATCCTACTTTGCTATCAACCATAACCCAGATGCCAAGGACCTCAAACAGCTTGCTCAAAAAACAGGCCTGACCAAAAGAGTTTTACAG GTTTGGTTCCAAAACGCACGAGCCAAATTCAGAAGGAACCTTTTGCGGCAGGAGAATGGGGGTGTTGATAAAGCTGACGGCACGTCGCTTCCGGCCCCGCCCTCAGCAGACAGCGGCGCTCTCACTCCACCCGGCACTGCGACCACTTTAACAGACCTGACCAATCCCACTGTCACTGTAGTGACAACTGTGACCTCTAACATGGACAGCCACGAACCCGGAAGCCCCTCACAAACTACCTTAACGAACCTTTTCTAA
- the Lhx9 gene encoding LIM/homeobox protein Lhx9 isoform X4, with product MEIVGCRAENNSCPFRPPAMLFHGISGGHIQGIMEEMERRSKTEARLTKGTQLNGRDAGMPPLSPEKPALCAGCGGKISDRYYLLAVDKQWHLRCLKCCECKLALESELTCFAKDGSIYCKEDYYRFSVQRCARCHLGISASEMVMRARDSVYHLSCFTCSTCNKTLTTGDHFGMKDSLVYCRAHFETLLQGEYPPQLSYTELAAKSGGLALPYFNGTGTVQKGRPRKRKSPALGVDIVNYNSGCNENEADHLDRDQQPYPPSQKTKRMRTSFKHHQLRTMKSYFAINHNPDAKDLKQLAQKTGLTKRVLQGEQILGHYSQTSRRLKIP from the exons ATGGAAATAGTGGGGTGCCGAGCCGAAAACAATTCGTGTCCTTTCCGCCCCCCAGCCATGCTCTTCCACGGAATCTCCGGAGGCCACATCCAAGGTATCATGGAGGAGATGGAGCGCAGATCCAAGACTGAGGCCCGTCTGACCAAAGGCACTCAGCTCAACGGCCGCGACGCG GGTATGCCCCCTCTCAGCCCGGAGAAGCCTGCTCTGTGCGCCGGCTGCGGGGGCAAGATCTCCGACAGGTACTATCTGCTGGCCGTAGACAAACAGTGGCATCTTAGGTGCCTGAAGTGCTGTGAATGTAAGCTGGCTCTGGAATCTGAGCTCACCTGCTTTGCCAAGGACGGTAGCATTTACTGCAAGGAGGATTATTACAG GTTCTCTGTGCAGAGATGTGCCCGCTGCCACCTTGGCATTTCCGCCTCTGAGATGGTCATGCGCGCCCGAGACTCTGTCTACCATCTGAGCTGCTTCACTTGTTCCACTTGCAACAAGACCTTGACCACGGGCGACCATTTCGGGATGAAGGACAGCCTGGTGTACTGCCGCGCACACTTCGAGACCCTCTTGCAAGGGGAATATCCACCTCAGCTGAGCTACACGGAGCTGGCGGCCAAGAGCGGCGGCTTGGCTTTGCCTTACTTCAATGGCACTGGCACCGTGCAGAAGGGGCGGCCCCGGAAGCGGAAGAGCCCAGCTCTGGGAGTGGACATCGTGAATTACAACTCAG GTTGTAATGAGAACGAGGCAGACCACTTGGACCGGGACCAGCAGCCTTATCCACCTTCACAGAAGACCAAACGGATGCGAACTTCTTTCAAGCATCACCAGCTCCGGACCATGAAATCCTACTTTGCTATCAACCATAACCCAGATGCCAAGGACCTCAAACAGCTTGCTCAAAAAACAGGCCTGACCAAAAGAGTTTTACAG ggaGAACAAATCTTGGGGCATTACAGCCAAACATCCCGACGTTTGAAAATTCCCTAA